A stretch of the Denticeps clupeoides chromosome 6, fDenClu1.1, whole genome shotgun sequence genome encodes the following:
- the LOC114791885 gene encoding 14-3-3 protein epsilon isoform X3: MVESMKKVARMDTELTVEERNLLSVAYKNVIGARRASWRIISSIEQKEENKGGEDKLKMIREYRQTVENELKSICNDILDVLDKHLIPAAGSGESKVFYYKMKGDYHRYLAEFATGNDRKEAAENSLVAYKAASDIAMMELAPTHPIRLGLALNFSVFYYEILNSPDRACRLAKAAFDDAIAELDTLSEESYKDSTLIMQLLRDNLTLWTSDMQGDGEEQNKEALQDVEDENQ, from the exons ATGGTGGAGTCCATGAAGAAGGTGGCGCGCATGGACACGGAGCTGACCGTGGAGGAGAGGAACCTGCTCTCGGTGGCCTACAAGAACGTGATCGGCGCCAGGAGAGCGTCCTGGAGGATAATCAGCAGCATCGAACAGAAGGAGGAGAACAAGGGAGGAGAGGACAAACTAAAGATGATCCGGGAGTACAGGCAAACG GTTGAGAACGAATTGAAATCAATCTGTAACGACATTCTGGATGTACTGGACAAGCACCTCATTCCAGCAGCCGGCTCGGGCGAGTCTAAGGTTTTCTACTACAAAAT GAAGGGTGATTATCATAGGTACCTGGCCGAGTTTGCCACAGGCAACGACAGGAAGGAAGCTGCGGAGAACAGTTTGGTAGCGTACAAAGCCGCCAGTGACATTGCCATGATGGAGCTGGCACCAACGCACCCCATACGCCTGGGTCTGGCGCTCAACTTTTCTGTATTTTACTACGAAATCCTCAACTCCCCCGACCGTGCGTGCAG GTTGGCGAAAGCAGCCTTTGATGATGCGATTGCAGAACTGGACACGTTGAGCGAGGAGAGCTACAAAGACTCCACACTCATCATGCAGTTGCTACGCGACAACCTGACACTATGGACTTCAGATATGCAGGGTGACG gTGAAGAACAGAATAAAGAAGCACTGCAAGACGTTGAGGACGAGAACCAGTGA
- the LOC114791885 gene encoding 14-3-3 protein epsilon isoform X2, with amino-acid sequence MGDREHLVYQAKLAEQAERYDEMVESMKKVARMDTELTVEERNLLSVAYKNVIGARRASWRIISSIEQKEENKGGEDKLKMIREYRQTVENELKSICNDILDVLDKHLIPAAGSGESKVFYYKMKGDYHRYLAEFATGNDRKEAAENSLVAYKAASDIAMMELAPTHPIRLGLALNFSVFYYEILNSPDRACRLAKAAFDDAIAELDTLSEESYKDSTLIMQLLRDNLTLWTSDMQGDDS; translated from the exons AAATGGTGGAGTCCATGAAGAAGGTGGCGCGCATGGACACGGAGCTGACCGTGGAGGAGAGGAACCTGCTCTCGGTGGCCTACAAGAACGTGATCGGCGCCAGGAGAGCGTCCTGGAGGATAATCAGCAGCATCGAACAGAAGGAGGAGAACAAGGGAGGAGAGGACAAACTAAAGATGATCCGGGAGTACAGGCAAACG GTTGAGAACGAATTGAAATCAATCTGTAACGACATTCTGGATGTACTGGACAAGCACCTCATTCCAGCAGCCGGCTCGGGCGAGTCTAAGGTTTTCTACTACAAAAT GAAGGGTGATTATCATAGGTACCTGGCCGAGTTTGCCACAGGCAACGACAGGAAGGAAGCTGCGGAGAACAGTTTGGTAGCGTACAAAGCCGCCAGTGACATTGCCATGATGGAGCTGGCACCAACGCACCCCATACGCCTGGGTCTGGCGCTCAACTTTTCTGTATTTTACTACGAAATCCTCAACTCCCCCGACCGTGCGTGCAG GTTGGCGAAAGCAGCCTTTGATGATGCGATTGCAGAACTGGACACGTTGAGCGAGGAGAGCTACAAAGACTCCACACTCATCATGCAGTTGCTACGCGACAACCTGACACTATGGACTTCAGATATGCAGGGTGACG ATTCCTAA
- the LOC114791885 gene encoding 14-3-3 protein epsilon isoform X1: protein MGDREHLVYQAKLAEQAERYDEMVESMKKVARMDTELTVEERNLLSVAYKNVIGARRASWRIISSIEQKEENKGGEDKLKMIREYRQTVENELKSICNDILDVLDKHLIPAAGSGESKVFYYKMKGDYHRYLAEFATGNDRKEAAENSLVAYKAASDIAMMELAPTHPIRLGLALNFSVFYYEILNSPDRACRLAKAAFDDAIAELDTLSEESYKDSTLIMQLLRDNLTLWTSDMQGDGEEQNKEALQDVEDENQ from the exons AAATGGTGGAGTCCATGAAGAAGGTGGCGCGCATGGACACGGAGCTGACCGTGGAGGAGAGGAACCTGCTCTCGGTGGCCTACAAGAACGTGATCGGCGCCAGGAGAGCGTCCTGGAGGATAATCAGCAGCATCGAACAGAAGGAGGAGAACAAGGGAGGAGAGGACAAACTAAAGATGATCCGGGAGTACAGGCAAACG GTTGAGAACGAATTGAAATCAATCTGTAACGACATTCTGGATGTACTGGACAAGCACCTCATTCCAGCAGCCGGCTCGGGCGAGTCTAAGGTTTTCTACTACAAAAT GAAGGGTGATTATCATAGGTACCTGGCCGAGTTTGCCACAGGCAACGACAGGAAGGAAGCTGCGGAGAACAGTTTGGTAGCGTACAAAGCCGCCAGTGACATTGCCATGATGGAGCTGGCACCAACGCACCCCATACGCCTGGGTCTGGCGCTCAACTTTTCTGTATTTTACTACGAAATCCTCAACTCCCCCGACCGTGCGTGCAG GTTGGCGAAAGCAGCCTTTGATGATGCGATTGCAGAACTGGACACGTTGAGCGAGGAGAGCTACAAAGACTCCACACTCATCATGCAGTTGCTACGCGACAACCTGACACTATGGACTTCAGATATGCAGGGTGACG gTGAAGAACAGAATAAAGAAGCACTGCAAGACGTTGAGGACGAGAACCAGTGA